The Bemisia tabaci chromosome 8, PGI_BMITA_v3 genome has a segment encoding these proteins:
- the LOC140225278 gene encoding cytochrome P450 4C1-like, translating into MLTRFRIWTQLQVISERSKHFSKNCENNNDYTNGDIDCPEYLLDAIHSSQEDSIYTYSDTDKIDEALTFMIAGSETTAQTNCFVLLMLAIHPEYQEKVFEEQYNIFGDADTPITPDDLDKMEYLEQVMKETLRLFPVVPLSARHAEEDTKLTQNYVLPAGATAVIFTFFTHHDRELWPDSNTFNPDNFTAEKMANRHKYAFIPFSGGARNCIGKSTKKTNITNFRGHCVLVLIYLYYIIFIHMVERFVVI; encoded by the exons ATGCTGACTCGTTTTCGTATCTGGACCCAACTGCAGGTTATAAGTGAAAGgagcaaacatttttcaaaaaattgcgaaaacaaTAATGATTATACGAATGGAGATATCGATTGTCCGGAGTATTTACTAGACGCCATCCACAGTTCTCAAGAAGACAGCATCTACACTTATTCTGATACAGACAAGATAGATGAGGCTCTAACTTTCATGATTGCG GGAAGTGAAACCACGGCGCAAACCAActgttttgttttgttgatGCTAGCTATTCATCCCGAATATCAA GAGAAAGTTTTTGAAGAGCAGTACAATATTTTTGGAGACGCAGATACACCTATTACACCCGATGATCTAGACAAAATGGAATATTTGGAACAGGTTATGAAGGAAACCCTTCGCTTGTTCCCTGTGGTTCCTCTTTCTGCGAGGCATGCAGAAGAGGATACGAAATTAA CACAAAATTACGTTTTGCCAGCTGGTGCAACTGCGGTAATTTTTACATTCTTCACGCATCATGATAGAGAACTTTGGCCAGATTCTAACACATTCAACCCGGATAATTTTACAGCTGAGAAAATGGCGAATAGACACAAGTATGCATTCATACCTTTTAGCGGTGGTGCTAGAAATTGTATTGGTAAGTCTACAAAAAAAACTAACATCACAAACTTTAGAGGACATTGTGTTctggttttaatttatttatattatattatatttattcATATGGTGGAAAGATTTGTAGTCATTTGA
- the LOC140225279 gene encoding cytochrome P450 4C1-like: MLMLIAGILGALDSVNFPDLLRIVTEQCEEYGSPYKFWLGSRLLVVITKPEDIQIILNSSKTLDKGDVYKIFEPVVGAGLVIAPVEKWKKTRKILTPSFSPKNITRFVPIMRERATIILQEMQQHCGSGVEVDFYPYFFTASFDTLCGELLILRKMTPLVMERLFAPWLLVDYIYEKTSNAKKMKKDCDDFREFSKNASIQLHTL, from the exons ATGTTAATGCTGATTGCTGGTATATTAGGTGCGCTTGATTCTGTTAATTTTCCAGATTTATTGCGGATCGTTACTGAACAGTGTGAAGAATATGGATCACCATATAAATTCTGGCTTGGTAGTAGACTTCTTGTTGTCATCACAAAACCAGAGGATATCCAg ATTATTTTAAACAGTTCTAAGACGTTAGACAAAGGTGACGTTTATAAGATTTTTGAACCAGTGGTAGGCGCCGGTCTGGTAATAGCACCAG tcgaaaaatggaagaaaactcGAAAAATACTTACGCCAtctttttccccgaaaaatatCACAAGATTTGTGCCTATAATGAGGGAAAGAGCAACAATCATCTTACAAGAAATGCAACAACATTGTGGTAGTGGTGTCGAAGTAGATTTTTATCCCTACTTCTTCACGGCTTCATTTGACACACTCTGTGGTGAGCTACTAATTTTACGCAA AATGACGCCTCTTGTAATGGAACGACTTTTTGCACCATGGTTGCTTGTGGACTACATCTATGAAAAAACAAGTAATgcaaagaagatgaaaaaggaCTGTGACGATTTTCGAGAATTCAGCAAGAACGCAAGTATTCAATTACACACTTTATGA